A genomic window from Cloacibacillus evryensis DSM 19522 includes:
- a CDS encoding energy-coupling factor transporter transmembrane component T family protein, translated as MAAFDKIALGQYIPAKSPIHALDPRAKIILVISAMAAVFMTHTLTAFILWGALLLLIARLSRIPPRVVAASARPVLILIIFTSLLHLFLTPGDEIARFGRLTVTKEGAFLALTMSMRLACLVMYASLLTFTTSPSQISDGLEGLLSPLKRVGVPAHEIAMMITIALRFIPTLFEETGRIIKAQKSRGAEFDEGSLMKRAKAYIPVLIPLFVIIFKRAESLAVAMEARGYCGGAGRTRMKPLRWRPSDSAALAAFILLSAVIVCGEKVFPL; from the coding sequence ATGGCAGCCTTTGATAAGATCGCGCTTGGCCAGTACATTCCGGCCAAGTCTCCCATACACGCTCTGGACCCGCGCGCGAAGATAATCCTGGTGATCTCCGCGATGGCCGCGGTCTTCATGACGCATACACTGACGGCCTTTATCCTGTGGGGAGCCCTGCTCCTCCTGATAGCGCGCCTTTCACGGATACCGCCGCGCGTAGTGGCGGCGTCGGCCAGACCCGTCCTTATACTGATAATATTTACCTCGCTGCTGCACCTTTTCCTCACTCCCGGCGACGAGATCGCCCGCTTCGGCAGGCTGACCGTCACGAAAGAGGGCGCCTTCCTCGCGCTGACAATGTCGATGCGCCTCGCCTGCCTTGTCATGTACGCTTCGCTGCTCACCTTCACGACTTCGCCGTCGCAGATCTCAGACGGGCTGGAGGGGCTGTTGTCGCCGCTGAAACGCGTCGGCGTGCCGGCCCACGAGATCGCGATGATGATAACGATCGCGCTGCGTTTCATACCGACGCTCTTCGAGGAGACCGGACGCATAATCAAGGCGCAAAAGTCGCGCGGCGCGGAGTTTGACGAAGGCAGCCTGATGAAACGCGCGAAGGCCTACATCCCGGTACTCATACCGCTATTTGTGATAATCTTTAAGCGTGCCGAGAGCCTTGCCGTGGCGATGGAAGCGCGCGGCTACTGCGGCGGCGCCGGGCGCACGCGTATGAAGCCCCTGCGCTGGCGGCCCTCGGACAGCGCCGCGCTGGCGGCGTTTATCCTCCTCTCCGCCGTTATCGTCTGCGGAGAAAAGGTCTTCCCGCTATGA
- the truA gene encoding tRNA pseudouridine(38-40) synthase TruA → MNRYAAEVSYDGGKFFGWQIQPGLSTVQRSLEEAVSKINGRHTPVAGAGRTDAGVHARAQVCSFDMERPWEPRRLLLAVNAHLPEGVSLMRAAAVPGDFHARFSAREREYRYFIWNASAIYPHIKGKACWIKPQRYDWARAAEAAKELLGRHDFKNFCRLEGGEHSTVREITQIRLIDRRPLVILRIKGNGFLHNMVRIILGNLEMAALGQITPRQIKELLDTRGSTRSDGGRTFPACGLYLWQISYDEKLW, encoded by the coding sequence ATGAACCGCTACGCGGCGGAAGTCAGCTATGACGGAGGAAAGTTCTTTGGCTGGCAGATACAGCCGGGGCTGTCCACGGTACAGCGATCGCTGGAAGAGGCGGTCTCCAAAATCAACGGCCGCCACACCCCCGTCGCCGGCGCGGGACGCACTGACGCCGGCGTGCACGCGAGGGCGCAGGTCTGTTCGTTCGATATGGAAAGGCCCTGGGAGCCGCGCCGCCTGCTGCTTGCGGTCAACGCGCATCTGCCGGAGGGCGTCAGCCTCATGCGGGCCGCCGCCGTCCCCGGTGATTTCCATGCCCGTTTCAGCGCCAGAGAGCGTGAATACCGCTACTTTATCTGGAACGCGAGCGCAATATATCCCCATATAAAGGGAAAGGCCTGCTGGATCAAGCCGCAGCGCTACGATTGGGCGCGCGCCGCCGAGGCGGCGAAGGAACTGCTCGGCCGCCACGATTTCAAAAACTTTTGCCGCCTTGAGGGAGGCGAACACAGCACCGTCAGAGAGATCACCCAAATACGCCTGATCGACAGGCGACCGCTTGTCATCCTGCGGATAAAAGGGAACGGCTTCCTGCACAACATGGTGCGGATAATACTGGGAAACCTGGAAATGGCGGCTCTCGGGCAGATAACTCCACGGCAGATAAAAGAGCTGCTCGATACGCGCGGGAGCACCAGATCCGACGGCGGCCGCACCTTTCCCGCCTGCGGCCTCTACCTGTGGCAGATATCGTATGACGAAAAACTATGGTGA
- a CDS encoding rod shape-determining protein gives MWNRDIGIDLGTATVLVFVKGKGVVLREPSVVAMDQSTGKILSVGEDAKIMIGKTPGNVVAIRPLRDGVIADYTMTEVMLREFLKKTTSGMERIVRHRLMIGVPAGATDVERRAVLEAALEVGAKEAYLIEEPMAAAIGANMPVGEAVGNMVVDIGGGTTDIAIVSLGGLVVFESLRVGGDKFDEAIVRYMRKQYNLAIGEQTAEDVKKQIGACDPTKASPDKIMDIRGRDLVQGLPRQVTVNSVDVAKAIDEPVSSIIAGIKRVLEKTPPELSADVMDRGIILTGGGAYLRGLAELIMEETEINAVVAESAGECVALGTGIALESLDKLKETGAVYLATKKGFKGR, from the coding sequence TTGTGGAACAGAGATATAGGTATAGATCTGGGCACCGCCACGGTGCTGGTATTCGTTAAAGGCAAGGGGGTCGTCCTCCGCGAGCCGTCGGTCGTAGCGATGGACCAGAGCACGGGAAAGATACTTTCCGTCGGCGAGGACGCCAAAATAATGATCGGGAAGACCCCGGGCAACGTGGTGGCGATACGCCCGCTGCGCGACGGAGTCATCGCGGACTACACCATGACGGAGGTCATGCTCCGCGAATTCCTGAAAAAGACCACCTCCGGCATGGAGCGCATCGTGCGCCACCGCCTGATGATCGGCGTGCCGGCGGGAGCTACCGACGTGGAGCGCCGCGCCGTGCTTGAGGCCGCGCTTGAGGTGGGTGCTAAAGAGGCTTACCTGATAGAAGAGCCGATGGCCGCCGCGATCGGAGCCAATATGCCTGTCGGCGAGGCGGTCGGGAACATGGTCGTCGACATCGGCGGCGGCACGACGGATATCGCCATCGTCTCCCTCGGCGGTCTGGTCGTATTTGAATCGCTGCGGGTCGGAGGCGACAAGTTTGACGAGGCGATCGTCCGCTACATGCGCAAGCAGTATAATCTGGCTATCGGCGAACAGACGGCGGAAGACGTGAAAAAACAGATCGGCGCCTGCGATCCGACGAAGGCGTCTCCCGACAAGATAATGGACATTCGCGGACGCGACCTTGTCCAGGGACTGCCGCGCCAGGTCACGGTCAACAGCGTCGACGTCGCCAAAGCGATCGACGAACCGGTGAGCAGCATCATCGCCGGGATAAAGCGCGTCCTTGAAAAGACGCCTCCCGAGCTCTCCGCGGACGTAATGGACCGCGGGATAATCCTTACGGGCGGAGGCGCTTACCTGCGCGGCCTCGCCGAGCTGATCATGGAAGAGACGGAGATAAACGCCGTGGTCGCCGAATCGGCCGGCGAATGTGTCGCGCTGGGCACCGGCATCGCCCTGGAGTCGCTCGACAAACTCAAGGAGACCGGCGCGGTCTACCTCGCGACGAAGAAAGGTTTCAAAGGCAGATAA
- a CDS encoding YkgJ family cysteine cluster protein has translation MHYWWERDGVRFECTACGRCCGGEPGSIWVTPAERARIAGELGIDEIALRKEYLTRREGRCSIKEMENYDCIFLERNSRRCKIYKVRPLQCRLFPFWPSILKDKKVWNFYANRCPGMNNGKYYSPEIIKKFLNLPSAEIL, from the coding sequence ATGCATTACTGGTGGGAGCGCGACGGCGTCCGCTTTGAGTGTACCGCCTGCGGCCGCTGCTGCGGCGGAGAGCCCGGCTCCATTTGGGTGACGCCCGCCGAGCGCGCGCGGATCGCCGGCGAGCTTGGGATAGACGAGATCGCCCTGCGAAAAGAATATCTGACGCGCCGCGAGGGAAGATGCAGTATAAAAGAGATGGAAAATTATGACTGCATTTTTCTTGAACGAAACTCGCGGCGCTGTAAGATTTACAAAGTACGCCCGCTCCAATGCCGCTTATTCCCCTTCTGGCCCTCAATATTAAAAGATAAAAAAGTTTGGAATTTTTACGCTAATAGATGTCCAGGCATGAACAACGGAAAATATTATTCTCCGGAAATAATCAAAAAATTCTTAAATTTGCCATCTGCGGAAATATTGTAG